AATTTGTGAACAGCTTACCCGTTAAAGGTTTAGGCTTAGACTTCGTACATGATCGCGGCGTTAACTTACAACAAATCAGAGACGGCAAATTATCTAAAGACAAAGCCTTGTACGCAGGTATTATTGACGGCCGTAATGTATGGGCTGCAGACATCGAAGCGAAGAAAGATTTAATCGAAGAATTACAACAATATACAGACGAGTTAGTCATCCAACCGTCTTCTTCTTTACTCCATGTTCCAGTTTCTTTAGATGACGAAGTACTAGATGAAACGATTGAAGAAGGTTTAAGCTTCGCTACTGAAAAATTAGACGAGTTAGATGCCTTAAAACGTCTTATCAATAATGGAGATACAGAAAAATACGATCAATTGAAAGCACAATACGAACGCTTCCAAAACCAAGCATTCAAAAATCTTGAATACGATTTCGACAGCGTACGTACCAACCGTGAATCAGCTTTCCCTGAACGTAAAAGAGTACAAGATGCACGCTTGAAATTACCAGAGCTGCCGACAACAACAATCGGTTCATTCCCACAAACTAAAGAAGTACGTAAGAAACGTGCAGATTGGAAAAACCACCGCATCAGCGATGAAGAATATAATCAATTCTTGCGTGATGAAATCGCACGTTGGATTCAAATCCAAGAAGATATCGGTTTAGATGTATTTGTACACGGTGAATTCGAACGTAACGACATGGTTGAATTCTTCGGTGAAAGACTGCAAGGTTTCTTAGTTACTAAATTCGGATGGGTACAATCTTACGGTTCTCGTGCCGTTAAGCCGCCAGTAATCTACGGAGACGTTAAATGGACTAAACCAATTACAGTAGAAGAAACAGCATACGCACAAAGTTTAACAGACCACCCTGTAAAAGGAATGCTGACAGGTCCAGTTACCATCTTGAACTGGTCATTCGAACGCGTAGATATTCCACGCCAAGAAGTTCAAGATCAAATCGCTTTAGCTATCAATGAAGAAGTATTAGCATTAGAAGACGCTGGCATAAAAATTATCCAAGTAGACGAACCAGCATTGCGCGAAGGCTTACCGCTTCGCAAAGAATACCATGAAGAGTACTTGAAACAAGCGTTGCGCTCATTCCGCTTAGCTACATCTTCTGTGGCGGATGCTACGCAAATCCATACGCATATGTGTTATTCTCAATTCGGCGAAATCATCCATACTATCCACGATTTAGATGCAGATGTTATCTCAATCG
Above is a genomic segment from Staphylococcus piscifermentans containing:
- the metE gene encoding 5-methyltetrahydropteroyltriglutamate--homocysteine S-methyltransferase; the protein is MTIKTANIGFPRLGRKREWKKAIESYWAGKTNYDELTETLNDLHKENLLLQKNYNIDSVPVGDFSLYDHVLDTSLLFNIIPERFQGQEVNDDLLFDIARGTKDNVASALIKWFNTNYHYIVPEWDHAEPKLNRNVLLERFQFAQQLNVPAHPVLLGPVSFVQLSRGGEQSFEEKVETLLPLYKEVLQSLVDAGAEYIQIDEPVLVTDNAKELEDITRHVYDYFDKAGLSDKLVIQTYFEHVDLEFVNSLPVKGLGLDFVHDRGVNLQQIRDGKLSKDKALYAGIIDGRNVWAADIEAKKDLIEELQQYTDELVIQPSSSLLHVPVSLDDEVLDETIEEGLSFATEKLDELDALKRLINNGDTEKYDQLKAQYERFQNQAFKNLEYDFDSVRTNRESAFPERKRVQDARLKLPELPTTTIGSFPQTKEVRKKRADWKNHRISDEEYNQFLRDEIARWIQIQEDIGLDVFVHGEFERNDMVEFFGERLQGFLVTKFGWVQSYGSRAVKPPVIYGDVKWTKPITVEETAYAQSLTDHPVKGMLTGPVTILNWSFERVDIPRQEVQDQIALAINEEVLALEDAGIKIIQVDEPALREGLPLRKEYHEEYLKQALRSFRLATSSVADATQIHTHMCYSQFGEIIHTIHDLDADVISIETSRSHGALIKDFEDITYDLGIGLGVYDIHSPRIPTEEEITVAINRGLQEIDRSLFWVNPDCGLKTRNEDQVKEALSVLVSAVKKLRQEQGQETA